From Toxorhynchites rutilus septentrionalis strain SRP chromosome 2, ASM2978413v1, whole genome shotgun sequence, a single genomic window includes:
- the LOC129768729 gene encoding kxDL motif-containing protein CG10681, producing the protein MNSEMSSSMHSGRPESEFSIECFQNYTAPEVFVQGLAGLVNQTDVEVMIRAQKQMLQRFEKTNEMLLNCNALSQSRLKIASDDFKKHTKLLNDMKKDLDYIFKKIRNIKTKLGTQYPQPFAEAEAKNKPISFDEEEEIDTAARAESLDECNSQSHATTPVKVSVVGPKNNQTQKEGSQKEKKKLNENQASEPSTTVSYMKMEQSPENRKSRKTTPCDSKRSSLLSTHSSSTDNSNDSSECTSDTG; encoded by the exons ATGAATTCCGAAATGAGTAGCAGCATGCACTCGGGTCGGCCTGAGAGTGAATTCAGCATCGAGTGCTTCCAAAACTACACCGCCCCAGAAGTGTTTGTTCAAGGGTTGGCTGGACTGGTGAATCAAACCGATGTGGAAGTCATGATTAGGGCACAGAAGCAAat GTTGCAACGTTTTGAGAAAACCAATGAAATGCTGCTGAACTGTAATGCCTTGAGCCAAAGTCGGCTCAAAATCGCAAGCGACGATTTCAAGAAACATACCAAGCTGCTCAATGACATGAAAAAGGATTTGGACTACATTTTCAAGAAGATACgaaacattaaaaccaaattaggaacTCAGTATCCTCAGCCTTTCGCTGAGGCCGAGGCGAAGAATAAACCCATAAGCTTTGACGAAGAGGAGGAAATTGATACGGCTGCTAGGGCGGAATCGCTGGACGAATGCAATAGTCAATCTCATGCGACAACCCCGGTAAAGGTGTCAGTTGTAGGACCAAAAAATAACCAAACACAAAAGGAAGGTTCTcagaaagagaagaaaaaacTCAACGAGAATCAGGCGAGCGAACCATCGACAACTGTCAGTTATATGAAGATGGAACAAAGTCCGGAAAATCGAAAATCCCGGAAAACCACTCCGTGCGACTCCAAGAGAAGTTCCCTGTTATCTACCCACAGTAGCTCTACGGATAATTCGAATGATTCTTCAGAGTGCACATCTGACACTGGTTGA